GGGGCCTGGAGGAGACGGGAGAGTATTTTAGTTCTCATTCTTCCTGGGCtagggacttgcccaaggtcacacgaCACTGATGGGTTCAGCTCTGCCCTGGGGGTCTCTGCTGGTCAGCCCTCCAGAAAGAAAACTCCAGCCGGATGAGTGGGTTGCCCTCTTTGGCATCCTGGAGCCCTAGCTGTGGAGTCAGGACATCTGTACTCCCATCTCGGCCCTGCCACTCAGTTGGTTCTATgttagcctcagtttcctccttgaCAAAAATGGCTCAACATGAGGGCCTCTCTCATTGGGTGGTGGATGTAAGGGTGGAATGAGATAAAGCCCAGAAAGGCCTGGCACAGGGTGAGTATCTGGTCATTGGGGTTGCTCTTGATCAGTCTTTGGCTGTCTGTCACCTCATTAGTGCCCGCTTTCAGAACCAAGGCTAGGAAATCTAATCAGTGAGCCACGATAATTGTGGCTCTGCCCAATCTTCCCATCAGTGGGCCCTGGAGTTGAACTGGGAAACAGAGGTTTATACAGGTAGTCATTGCCTAAGGTCACCCTGCTGCAGAATAGGATTAGAACCAGTTCTTTCCAGCGCCCCCTGGTGGAACAGTCCACGGGTTTGAGAATTAAATGTCCCCTCCCTCCAGGTTATGCGAATGAGGTGGGGGAAGCTTTCCGCTCCCTGGTGCCAAAGGCTGTGGTGTGGCTGAGCTATGGTGTATCCAGCTCCTATGTGCTGGCGGATGCCATTGACAAAGGCAAGAAGGCCGGAGAGGTGGGTGTTAGCTTTCCTTCTCAACCCCCACCCCAGTGCACTCCAggtgtgggtgtggctcagtctACTGCTTTACAAGTGATAAAGTCCGTACTCCAGTCCTGTTTGTAGGAAAGTGCACCTCACTCCCATACCTGGAGGTGGCAGTCTATACTCGACTCTTGGATGTGGACAAGGCCATCCTTAGTTCTGATTGTGGTATATAGGCCAGAATCTAAAACTAGAGCAGTTCCTTTGCCCTGATGCCTCCCCCCGACTGGTCACTTCCCCTCCTTGGTCCAGGCTCATGCTCCTTGTCTAACAGAATTTTTTTGCCTCTACCCCAGCTGGATTAAGTTTCTCTCTGCCCACCAGGTGCAGGGTCTTGAAGCAGGCCGCAGCACGAGGGTGACTGTGGCTGTGGTAGACACCTTTGTGTGGCAGGCTCTGGCTTCTGTGGCCATCCCAGGCTTCACTATCAACCGCGTGTGTGCTGCCTCTCTCTATGTCCTGGGCACTGCCACCCGCTGGCCCCTGACTGTCCGCAAGTGGACCACTACTGCAGTTGGGCTGCTGACCATCCCCTTCATCATCCACCCCATTGACAGGTGGGTGCTCTCTTGACCTCAGGGATCATCTCCTGTGTAGGTAGAATTAGGCTCTGAGAGGTATGGGACACAGAACAATGGCAGCAGAGGTAGGGTTGGCACTTAGGGCTCCTGAAATGGAAAGGACAATTTGTACCCTTTTCATATGATCTGGCAGGTACTCTTATGTTACCATGGACAGAAGCGTAGAGACAAAGGCCTCAAGGAGCAGTGACTGCAGTGACTTCCAAAGGGAATTGGGACCTAAACCCCATCTACTTCTATAGAATCTGTTGTACTGAGCAGGAGTGGACCCTGGGTGTCTTGAGGGTATGGGACACAGGACAAGTAATTCCCAGGAAGAAAATATAGTGTTTGTTACAAAACAACCAGGGGCAGGCAGAGTGGGCGTACTTGGAATGGTGGGTTTGGGAAGTTATTGGTGACAGAAGCCAGACTCATACTATGTAAGTTAAGTGAGGAAAACAGCCCAGGCTTGTTTGGCTTTCAGGCATGGCTGGATCTAGGCATCCACATGATGTCATTAGGAATCTGGATCTCTGAAGCTTAGtctgttttccttctctctgccccATCCTGCACCTTAGTGGCTTTGCTCATGGGAATAGAGATGGCCCCAAGCAGCTCCCAGTTTCCATCAGGCAGTTTACCAAGCCCCATCAGAAGTTTTTGAATAGtaataacaaaaatcctaacaaaGGCTGTCATTGGTCCATCCAGACTGAATGTCAACCTCTAAGCCAGCCTTTTTCTGATTGGCTGGGCTTAGATCATGTGACTGCTCTTAGAACTATAGATGGGTATTAATCCGAATGTAGAATGGGATAAGGAGTCTTTTCCTGGGGGAACATAACAGACCTTAAGGCCTGAAGTAAGTTCTTTACCTTCTCGGTGCCTCATTTTCCCCAGATgaatatagaaaaggaaaatgggtATTATGCTGGGGGTTCAAATAGCCCAAGGTGTGAGGGGCAAGATAAGGTAGGTTTCCACCTGGATATCATTTGTGTCCTGTGTCTAGCAGTCCCTTCCCCTCaccctggcctcctgcctcctgttCCCTCACACCTTGGCCACCTGCTCACCAACCTCACCCTTCTTACAGGTCAGTGGACTTCCTCCTGGACTCCAGCCTGCGCAAGCTCTACCCATCAGTGGGGAAGCCCAGCTCCTCCTGACCCCACCCCAGTGCCTGGCCTGTGGGTCAGCCCACTCCTGCTAGGGATGTGGACACCTGGTTCCCCAGGGTCCATGGCCCTGACACTGAGTAGGTTTGAGCTGGACGGAAGCTTAGAGACAAAGGCCTCAAGGAGCAGTGACTGCAGTGAGTCCCAAAGAGAGGTGGGACCTAAACCCCATTTGCTTCCATGGAATCTGTTGTACTGAGCAGGAGGGGACCCTGGGTGGGCCCAGCTCTATCTTTTGACAGGAAAATGGAAGATAAGGAGACTGAAGCCCAAAGAGGGCAAGGCAAGCTGGGCATAGGATTCTCTGCCGCCTAGCTGCGTCACTCCATGGCATCATGGCTGGACAACAGACACTCATGAGAAACAGGAATGGAGCATCCGAGATACCTCAGGAAAGCCTTTCTCTGATACAGGGGCTGCTAGGATCTGGCTGGAAAGCTGGCCAGGCCCACATCCAAACCCAATAAATCCTCAAGAATTGAGTTTTTCTTCTGTTGGGGAGGAGCAGGGATGTGGAAGTAGAATCAGGGCTTCTCCTGGTAGACGTAAACTAAGGGAAGAGTGGGCTGTAATCTGAAGAGGGCTTCCTGGTCATGAAGGAAGGGgtgggagaaagaagagagggaacaTCCTAAGGAAGAATCAGTGTAATCAGTCAAGAGAAACTCCAAATCTAAGGAACCAAAAAGGACTGACTGGCTGAAATGAAGATTTGGGTGGGGATATAAGAAAGGTGTTATGGGATGAGCAATAGGGTATCATCCAGATCACACAAAGGCCCATGGCAAGGAGTCTGAACTCTGCTGGACAATTGAAGATGTTAGAAAAGCTTGGAGAGGGGTGTCCTGTTTACTGttgctatcacaaaatacctgagatcaggtaatttattaagaatagaggtttatttgggctcacagttctggagactgggaagtccaagaacatgGCACTGGCATCTTTTCAGCTTCTGCTTCAGTTCATGGCAGAAAGCAGAAGGCAGCTGGGTATGTGCATAAGCAGGAGAAAGGGTCTGAACTCCTGCAGTAGTTAACCCATTCTACAGAAAGGCATGAATCCATCAGGAAGGCTCCACCTAAAACACCTCCCATTAGGCCACACCTAGTCCAGCACTGCCATGTGGAGAAGTTAAGTTTCCAACAGATAAATTTTGGGGCGACATGCTCAAACCATAAGAAGGGGCAGCTAGTGGCTGCTGTTCTCACCCAAGTCTGGAGGGTAAATAAGATGTAGTGGCAGAATATTGGGCACAAAAGCTACAGGAATGAGTGGAAGCAGCCAGGCAAGAGAGAGGAGGGTCTGAATCTAAGAGTTGAGGGCAGGAGTAGCCGCCAGAGAGGTGGGAAGAAAATCAGGAGTGCTCCAGACAGGTGACTTTCCATCTCCCTACCTGGCTGCTTTGGGGGAGAGAAGAACAGATCAGGTCTGGGTCTTATCTGTGACCTTGTATGCTGTGAAGCCTCTGCCAGGTCACTTCCCTTCTCTGATCCTATGAATTTGGGTCTGGAAAGGGATGGTGTTGTATCTCCCTACCTCCTGGGCTGGCAGAAAGGCCAGTGGATGATTATGTTTAACCACTGACTTCTCCAGGGCAGAGGGATCCTAACTTATCAATTTCCACAGTGTAAATGCTCCCATTATCTTCTCTTTCAACTGCCCACATGAAAACACTGAACACAGAGTTGGGAAGCAGTACACGGTAGCacaatataattttgttatttctagTAAACAGAATGTAGTAGTGCTCCCTTATCCAAGGGGATACATTTCAAGGATGCTTCAAATCATAGATGGTGCTACACCCTCTATGTAATgtgttttccccctatatatacacatacccatgatcaagtttaatttataaattaggcacagtaagaaattaacaacattgtcaggcacagtggtgcacatctgtaatccagcgactggggaggctgaggcagaagtatcatgagctcaaaaccagcctcagtaacttagcaaggccctaagcaacttagagagaccctgtctcaaaataaacaaaaagggctggggatatggctcagtggttaagtactcctgggttcaatccctgacacttaaaaaaaaaaaaagaaaagaaagaaatttaaaacattaactaTAATAACAACTAGAATAATTATTAacaatataataaaagttatggGAAACATGAAACTATTTATTCCTGAAATTTCCTATTTTAGTATTTTCAAGGCACAGCTGACTGAAGGTAACTGAAACACAGGGTAACAGCAGGTAAGGGGTGACAACTCTGGCTATAAATAACCTCGGAGCTTGGATGATAGTAAGTGTAGCAAAATAATTAGGAAGCAATACGTTTTGAGtacatattttgagaaataatgtatttaaaatctAGGTCaagattttttagaaaaaatattggttaatttttaataaagactGGTTTGATAACCAGCTCAAAAAATTCCTGAAAAGTTAACAATTGGCTCTGGCCCCAATCAACCTGTCCCACACACCACTCACTAGCTAATAAGCAAGTAAATCTCAAATGGGCCTAATTcagccattttccttttttttaatgtatattttttagttttagatggacacaatacctttattttgtttatttacttaaatgtggtgctgaggattgaacccagggcctcatgcatgctagcgctatacctctgagccataaccccaaccctaacttaGCCATTTTCAAAAGGTAATTTCTGTACTAGGGGCTGCTGGGCTCTTCATCAAGCATTAATGGACAGAGGAAGTTCCTGATCCTAGCCTCCTGGAGACAGCCACAGATGTGGAAGACAGTTCACACCACTCCACTGCCCCTACCTAAGTCCAGAAGACAGGCACAGGCCCTGCTATGCTCAGGCTTGTTACCTCACAGGAGGCCCCTCTGCTGGGGGACACATTTCCCCCAGCCATGCCTCAGGAGAATAAAGCTAAAGTCTTGAGTGGGCATTTCTTTATTGGAAAACCCTGGTAGGCACAGAGGGCTCCTCAAACCCTGGGCCTGCAGCTGCGTGTGCTGCAAGTCTGTGCCCTGAGCCACCAGCAGAAAGTTAGAGCAAATACCCAATGCCCAGGGTGGATGTCATTGTCACCACCATGAGCATAGTCCCTGATATCGGTATTGGTGACTTCCTGCCTGTTCCTGCCAGAGGGAACTTCCTGCTTTAACTAAAGCCTAAAAGGCAGAAAATTTGATAGTAGGGACAGGGAAGGGTCTGGGTGACATCCCCTGCCACACAAAACTGGTTGTTCACGTGGGAGAAGGTGCTGTCGGCCCTCTGTAACCACAGGTTCTGCATCTAGATTCAACCATCTAGACAGaaaacatttggggaaaaaattgcatctgtactagACATATACagacttcttttttccttaaacaatatagtataacaactgtttacatagcatttagattgtattaggtattataagtaatctagaaatgactTAAAGTCTACAGAAGGATTTGCAAATAGAATTTGTTCTTCTGGAGTCCTACTCAGATACCAAGAGGCAACTGTACTGGGTTTGACTGCACCTATGTGACTGcaagcttcagtttcttcatctattacatagggtgtgtgtgtgtgtgtgtgtgtgtgtgtgtgtgtgtgttgctaggcttgaacccagggcctcatgcatgctaggaaagcactgtaccactgaaccatatccctccccagccctacataGGATTTTTGTTAGAAAGATTAAATGGAATGATGAAAGTCCCGGCTCACCTCTTGGCAGGCAGGTCACAAATTGAAGCAGTTACTAACAATCTACAGTAGGTGGCAGTTAATCTGGGCTGTTAGGGGCCAGGTCAGGGTCTTGGTGAGATTACCTCATGGCTTGGGTCAAAGTGGAGGAGATGGGCCAAGATCTGCTTCAGCCCTGTGCTTCACCCCTTTGAGCTGTCAGCTGCCAAAGAAATGGGCCTGCCAAGAATCCCCCCAAAGCCCAACAGCTCAGGAGATGCCACAAAGATGCTACAAAGCCACAGGAAAATTCTGGGAGGGATTTCTCTCCTCTTCAGGACTCTGAAGACTGAGATACTCATATGACAGCTGGGGGATGCCATTGAAACTGGACTCTCAGCTTTTGCTCCTGTAGTGGACCCTCTGCAGCAACTTCAGGGAGTGCCTCTGGCCTCAGCTGGCAGGACCAGATTCTTCAGCAGGTATTGATCAAGGTCTATGTTTATAGTGCTCTAGTGTTTCAAGAAGACCCCAGTCCTTGCCAATGCCTTTTTTGTTggtggtagtttttttttttctttttctttttctttttttttttttttttggtactggggattgaacctaggggcaccttaccactgagttaagtccccaaatcttatttatttttttttattttgacacagggtatcactaaattacttagggcctcactaagttgccgaggctggatttgaacttgtgattcttctgcctcagcctcctgagttgctgggtttacaggcatgcgccactgtgcccagatgcTGGTGACTTCTTTCCAGGTTTTTGTCTTCATGAAATCCAACAAATGAAACAATGGAGGATGGGAATGAAAGAGTAGAATTTATTCaagtgggaagaaaagaaacataacTCTCATGGGGCAAGGGGAACATGAGAGCAGGTTGCTGGACTAGTGGTTAATATAGCTACCAGGTAGGGTCATTGATCACTATCTCCTCCAAACAGGCATTAgaaaagtgttaaggttattgGTCCATGACCTTCTGATTGGTTGGGCCCTTTTAGCCCTTGAGTCTGTAGTCATCACTCAGGTCTATTCCACTTTCCTTTTCCTGCTGTTCTGGGATAAAGAATTTGAATAGAATGTTTGGAATTTTTCTACAGGTTAATTTCATGGAAGGGTCTTTACATTTAGAGAAGCCATTTGGGGGGGCCCATTGCCCCTAACTGCCTGCCGCTATTtttactatctatctatctcatttATTTACCATTACTGATAGGGGATAGACAGATGCCAGTGGTGAAACATgaagttaagggaataattctataaaatgggcctgctgtgctgacccccacatgctttctttttcaagaagcacaaaaaagcaattttccatcagccctgcctggcttaggTGGATGGGATATATCACATTCCTCAATAAACACCTGCTATCTGCAGGAGAAATCCAGGCCCCAAATAATGTccataagaggaacccaagttaccctgaagtgGGAGACTTTTGTGAACTTTTCATAGACCACATCCTGAAGCTCAGGGGGATAAGGATAATTCCTTCTAACTATAAAATCTGTAAggatttatggttaagaatatgATTAGACCTGGAAAGCATGGGTCAAGGTGACCTTTAGTTGTCAGGGCAGATGGGACTTAAAAGTCTGATGTAattctgctgtcagtcaaaagtcaagatgTGGAACTGGGCGGGACTTTCTGGAAAAATCTCTGGGATCTCCAATAAAACTAGAATCCAGGAGAGGGACACTGAGAGGCTCAccctctcccttgagagtgtctcctttctctattcctatcccttcaataaactcatgtcTGTTACTCTAAGCAACCCGTCttaaatctttctgacttgaccacaagaatcagggtttgaagaggGAGGGGGGTTTttcactgcctcagtttcccaaggcCCCACCTCTACAACCTCACCATGTCAGGTTCCTCCAGATTCAGGTGAGACCGGCCCACCAGGCTCCCCTGCACCTGCAGTGCATCAGAGGCTTGCAAAAAGAGGGTCAGGCTTACCCCAAAGTAAGTTGGCAGCCCCCAGACATCAGCATGGGAGAATGGACAGGGAAGCCACTGTGAGTGATGTGTGGCTGGAGAAGTCACCTGGCCTCTGAGAGCAGGAATCCCTATGGAGGATCCATCAGGCTCTCTCCAGTTCAGTTCCCCTCTGCCACTGTGCAGCCTGTAGTCTTGGCTCCCACTCTGAAAACCTGTGGTCAGGTCTTCTCCAGGACCCTCCACACAGAAGCTGTTAGGTAGATTGTGAATTGTAAATGGGTGAACAGGGAAAAGATAATGAAAACCCCAGAGAGCCTTATCTCACAGATAAACACGTCAGAGATGGGGGTTTACTATGTTAAAATATCTCCTAGTCATAATAATATCACATTAAGAAAAACTATTGTTTCAAGTTCATGTGATACACTACTGGTGGCTGGTCCCTCCCTTATCACTGAAACTATCACAACCCCCGATCACCCTGGCAACTTACATCAAGACTCCTCACAAAGAAAACTTGTGGAGGGCTATTTGAAGTGTAATAAATCAATTAAGGGAGCAAAACCAGGGGGACTCAATTTCCTCTGTGAGCACCACATCATCTCTTTGAGATGGTCCATGCACTTCCTACGCTGCCAGATAAAAATGTCAGAATGTGGAATTGTTgggactctggaaacttccctagAACTCTCAATAAAATTGGAGGGCAGGAAGGGCATAGTATCCTTCTCTTGAgagacccactctctcccttgagtgttcttcttttccatttcctatCCCTTTTTgataaactcattcctgttacattgagtgacatgtctgaaatctttctggtaTGATCACAAGAATTGGGGGTTTGAAATGAGGTCTCTGCACTGCCTCAGTTTCATGATAGGTCTCTGCCCTGTAACAGCAGTCCTGTGTATTTCCAGCCAGCCAGGGCTCCAGTGACCTCATAGTGAGGTGGaggataaaatggagatgattCCCACCAGCTTGGACTGAAGTAAGACGCCTAAAGCACTAGGCATAAAATGGGGTAGTTGCCTCCTCTCAGGCAGCGTAGCCCCTACCTCTGCACCAAATCTCCAGGGATAGGATTGCCcgcttttgaaaataaaataataaggggaacaattaaatttgaattttaaataaacaaggaATCTTTTAGAAGTATGTTCCTGACATTGCATGAGATATGTTAAACCACACATcctatattttatctggcaactcTAGGGGCATCCATGGAGCTAGAATCCCTCCTACAGACACTTCCTCCCTGTAGAGATGAGAAGCCCTCTCTTCTGCCTTTTTTACAGAAAGGCAGCTCTTAGTGATGGGCAGTTCTGTGCTGGTGGGTTATTCCCTTTGCTGGGTGGGGAAACGTGCAAAGAGGTCAACCAAATGGAAGGTGGAAGTCTTGTTGTGATCTTAAATTGTTACACCCTGGTATGAGTTGATGGGAAACACCCCtacttgaaaggaaagtgaccacaacactcagagcaccaagagatctttattgtagCAATGAataagaggagaagagagagagagagagagagagagagagagaagaagaagaagaagaagaagaagaagaagaagaagaagaagaagaagaagaagagcaagagcgagagagagagagcaagaaagagagcaagagagagagggggccCAGCacgagggagtttttatagcccaaatctaatggggtctctgggtcttcaagctgccttgttggcacaaggcgggttaagtgttcagccttgagcgggggcttgggcgtttgggcttgaagcaaacaggtgataaagaaccagacagagggtttgagaagccaggtcatcctgcaactaactttgtttggcatgccctacAGACAATTTATTCAGCCTGTTCTGCACCTAACACTACTTGTATAGAGGTAACAGAGTTATCTTTTTCCTCCCCCAGGTTTAGTGGCTTTTTTTCCTAGGGCATGCTGGAAGTTGGATCTCTTGAGCAGCGGGGTTCATGCAATGCTCAGAATCACCACAAGAGGGAAGCACCTCACAAAATGCTCACCTTTAATTCAAACTAGTCATTTCTTCTGATAACATTTATTAGTTAACTGCTCTTAGTGATGCCAGTTATGGTCCTAAGGGCTTGCTGTGATACGgttaatttaatcttcacaacctAGTAGTTAGATGGGTATTTCTAGGTCCCTCTTTCCTGGAGTTGAAGCCACTGCCTTGGTTTCTTTGCTATACAATTCCCCTTACTAGATGAAGGGTTTACAGAAGAATTGATTGGGTGAACATATAGCCAGGCAGAGACTCAGAGTGAGGGTTTCACAAATATGGCTATTATTATTATGGCAAAAGACATCCACTT
This genomic interval from Marmota flaviventris isolate mMarFla1 chromosome 1, mMarFla1.hap1, whole genome shotgun sequence contains the following:
- the Mtfp1 gene encoding mitochondrial fission process protein 1, whose product is MSEPQRLSAERDLYRDTWVRYLGYANEVGEAFRSLVPKAVVWLSYGVSSSYVLADAIDKGKKAGEVQGLEAGRSTRVTVAVVDTFVWQALASVAIPGFTINRVCAASLYVLGTATRWPLTVRKWTTTAVGLLTIPFIIHPIDRSVDFLLDSSLRKLYPSVGKPSSS